The genomic window CATAAGAAGGGGATGGTTATGAATGTAAAGTTCCAATATATGCAGATAAAAGAAGATGATTACGATGAACTAAAAAATTTAAAAAGAGATCTAACAAGAGCATATACTGGTAGTGAAGTATCAAAAGTTTTAGGATACATATTAGCAGGATTAATAATAGTTTCTGCCGTAGCACCTATTTTATTTTAATTTTTAAAGAATTTACAGAATATGTAAATTTAAATATGCTTTTAAATTAGTAATTTTACTCATTAGATTATTTAATAACTAAGATGTGATTAATTTTCTTTTAGATTAATTTTTTATATCTATTTTTGGTTAATTTTAGTAAAAACTTTATGGTGATATTATGAAAAAACTTGATGTTACTGGAGACATTTGCCCAATTCCTGTTTTAAAGACAAAAAGAGCATTGGAAGAACTAAAAGAAGGAGAGGAATTAGAAGTTGTAGGGGATTATAAACCAGCATTGGAAAACATTAAAAGATTTGCTGAAAATAATGGCTATAAAGTAGTTAGTTATGAAGAAACTGAAAATGGATTTAGAATAGTTATAAGAAAATAAATAAGGTGAGATAATGAAATTTACGGTAATTATTACAGAGGCTCCTTATGGAAAAGAAAGAGCATATTCCGCTTTAAGATTTGCTTTAACATCTTTGTTGGAGGGTATAGAGGTAAATATTTTCTTACTTGAAAATGGTGTATATGTTGCTAAAAAAGAGCAAAATCCTTCAGAAGTTCCTAATTACTTAGAATTATTAAAAAATGCTATTGAACTTGGTGCAGTAGTTAAAGCATGTGGTCCTTGTTCCAAAGCGAGAGGATTAAAAGAAGAGGACTTAATTGAAGGTGTAAAATTAGGAACTATGCATGATTTAGTAGCATTTGTTAAAGAAAGTGATAGAGTAGTAACATTCTAAGTTTTAATTTTAATTTTTTATTATTAATCTTATTTTATTTTTTTATTGATATTCTTAGCTTTTTTGTATTCCTCTACAAATCTTTTATAGCAAAGATTTAAAACTTCTTTTATAACTTTTTCTTTACTTTTACTTTTATCATAAGGAGCATTTAAACCTCCTGCTTCACTATGTCCTCCTCCACTACCTCCTAACTCCTTACCTATTTTTTCCATTAGATTTCCTAAATGCACATACTTAGAAACATGCTTTCTACATCTCGCACTAACCCTTATTTCCCCTTCTTTTTTTCTAACCGCC from Methanocaldococcus sp. includes these protein-coding regions:
- a CDS encoding DsrE/DsrF/TusD sulfur relay family protein, which gives rise to MKFTVIITEAPYGKERAYSALRFALTSLLEGIEVNIFLLENGVYVAKKEQNPSEVPNYLELLKNAIELGAVVKACGPCSKARGLKEEDLIEGVKLGTMHDLVAFVKESDRVVTF
- a CDS encoding sulfurtransferase TusA family protein, which produces MKKLDVTGDICPIPVLKTKRALEELKEGEELEVVGDYKPALENIKRFAENNGYKVVSYEETENGFRIVIRK